Proteins from a genomic interval of Rubinisphaera italica:
- a CDS encoding protein kinase domain-containing protein, with protein MKTPYPKIEIDRQIDQICDHFEERLKQSPQSQWDDLLLQIGEEHRGALFSELLALLIDYTAPNDLGVTRAELRKTYPQYSQIIDQILPVVPDKAGLPNSSDPFKTPQLIPGVIVEQTSLGEPGRQVPANLDGYQILECLGRGAMGVVHRAYEKSAERYVALKFLRSELLDTDAPQQSRVARERFTAEARTTARLDHPHIVSLYSVGSNSETPYLVMQYVDGRSLQEVLKTGPLPSLQAAKYLIPIAMAIDYAHQMDVYHRDVKPHNILIDRNDVPYVMDFGLAKVFNQDTFLTRTGEMLGTPAYMAPEQITDSTLADQRTDVYGLGVVLYQTLTGRPPYLAASVAETITQILHGDTVAPTRLNPAIATDLEIICLKCIEKEPEKRYQSSRELADDLRRYQTGEPILARRPSLWERIGKWRKRRPVAATLLTTTFLLGILASCLAALNYQHRQQQAKTTQIRETAFRLSLSLEQELRDQFAKFHLLQSFFQLDHPEKLKFVEYADTVRNFSPSIHAIEWAPRVASKDRIKHEDNERKSGYLDYSIRWKTPAGELVPAGQNSVYFPVQYISPFTGNEAALGYDLSSETSRYEGLLDAVRRNDISLTEPIQLVQQEHQEVAFLAMLPVYESEILQAPTLEDTNLAGFIVAVYLVSDIINNTRNQISADNLLLTVTDISEVERVLYQDKLENSDQYTHTEKLLITVADRKWMLKVESNEAISLNPWSAFIIGAGSLMTLFVCCCLYLFTRLQPS; from the coding sequence ATGAAGACACCTTATCCAAAAATTGAAATCGATCGGCAAATCGATCAGATTTGTGATCATTTTGAAGAACGGCTCAAGCAGAGTCCTCAGTCTCAATGGGACGATTTGCTTCTTCAAATTGGCGAAGAACACAGAGGAGCACTTTTCTCGGAGTTACTAGCTCTCCTGATCGATTACACTGCTCCGAACGATCTTGGTGTAACCCGTGCCGAACTCCGCAAAACATATCCACAATACTCGCAGATCATCGATCAAATATTACCAGTCGTACCAGACAAAGCTGGATTGCCGAATAGCAGTGATCCATTTAAGACTCCGCAGCTCATTCCCGGAGTGATCGTTGAACAGACGTCGCTCGGGGAGCCTGGCAGACAAGTCCCTGCAAACCTGGATGGTTACCAGATCCTTGAATGCCTTGGTCGTGGAGCCATGGGCGTTGTTCACCGAGCTTACGAAAAATCTGCGGAGCGGTATGTCGCTCTGAAATTCCTCCGCTCAGAGTTGCTGGACACTGACGCCCCACAACAGAGTCGCGTTGCACGTGAACGATTTACTGCAGAAGCCCGTACGACTGCTCGACTAGATCATCCGCATATCGTCAGTCTCTATTCAGTTGGCTCGAATAGCGAAACGCCTTACCTGGTCATGCAGTATGTCGACGGGCGTAGTCTTCAGGAAGTCTTGAAAACAGGCCCCTTGCCCAGTTTACAAGCTGCGAAGTACCTCATTCCAATTGCCATGGCCATCGACTATGCCCATCAGATGGACGTGTATCATCGGGATGTTAAACCTCACAACATCCTGATTGACCGAAACGATGTCCCTTACGTAATGGATTTTGGGCTCGCCAAAGTTTTTAACCAGGATACGTTTCTGACACGCACTGGAGAAATGCTCGGAACGCCAGCTTACATGGCTCCCGAACAGATTACCGACTCAACACTGGCTGACCAGCGAACTGACGTTTATGGCCTCGGCGTCGTGCTATACCAGACATTAACCGGACGTCCTCCCTATTTGGCTGCCAGCGTTGCCGAAACGATCACTCAAATACTACACGGCGATACCGTTGCACCGACTCGACTCAATCCCGCCATCGCCACTGATCTGGAAATCATCTGTCTGAAGTGCATCGAAAAAGAACCTGAAAAGCGGTATCAGTCAAGCCGCGAACTTGCAGACGATTTACGTCGTTATCAGACCGGTGAGCCAATACTTGCACGACGTCCCAGTCTATGGGAACGGATTGGGAAGTGGCGAAAACGTCGCCCTGTAGCAGCAACTTTGCTGACTACAACATTTTTGCTGGGAATTCTAGCGTCATGCTTAGCCGCATTAAATTATCAACATCGGCAGCAGCAAGCGAAAACGACTCAAATTCGAGAAACGGCCTTCCGGCTTTCGTTATCTCTGGAACAGGAACTTCGAGACCAGTTTGCCAAGTTTCATTTACTACAGAGTTTTTTCCAATTGGATCACCCGGAAAAGCTGAAATTTGTTGAATATGCAGATACCGTCCGCAACTTCAGCCCTTCCATTCACGCTATTGAATGGGCACCACGGGTTGCCAGTAAAGACCGTATCAAGCACGAAGACAACGAACGAAAAAGTGGTTATCTGGATTACAGTATTCGCTGGAAAACCCCAGCTGGAGAACTCGTTCCAGCAGGTCAGAACAGTGTTTATTTTCCTGTTCAATATATTTCTCCGTTTACAGGCAACGAAGCGGCTCTGGGATACGACCTTTCCTCAGAAACCAGTCGATACGAGGGATTGCTGGATGCCGTCAGACGAAACGATATCTCGTTGACGGAACCTATTCAGCTCGTGCAACAGGAACATCAAGAAGTTGCTTTCCTAGCCATGTTGCCGGTCTACGAATCGGAAATACTCCAGGCACCAACTCTGGAGGATACGAACCTCGCCGGCTTCATCGTCGCAGTTTATCTCGTTTCCGACATTATCAATAATACGAGAAATCAGATCTCCGCCGACAATCTACTGCTCACCGTAACAGATATCAGCGAAGTAGAACGCGTCCTTTATCAAGACAAACTCGAAAACTCCGACCAATATACGCACACCGAGAAACTTCTAATCACCGTCGCAGATCGGAAGTGGATGTTGAAGGTCGAATCGAATGAGGCAATTTCTCTTAATCCCTGGTCTGCATTTATCATAGGAGCGGGCAGCTTGATGACACTATTTGTTTGCTGCTGCCTCTATCTATTTACGAGACTACAACCATCATGA
- a CDS encoding ECF-type sigma factor, whose product MSGPHSEADLTHWISTLKIGDSRATEIIWTAYFEKVVRLAQFKLKGFTMRVVDEEDVAIAVMNSLFRSVREGQIRRLSDRTDLWRILVLMTTHKVIDQIRHTHRERRGSGLVRGDSAFAGLDHNGQNGINQVIGEEPSPEIIVTLAEQKQQLIEQLGDERLKTIAIAKFDGYTNEELAANQQCSIRTIERKVRLIRSLWAQYLQNSSQQD is encoded by the coding sequence ATGTCGGGCCCTCATTCTGAAGCTGATCTGACTCACTGGATCAGCACGCTGAAGATCGGTGACTCAAGAGCGACAGAGATTATCTGGACCGCCTATTTCGAGAAGGTCGTTCGACTTGCTCAGTTCAAGCTGAAAGGCTTCACGATGCGAGTGGTTGACGAAGAAGACGTTGCCATCGCAGTGATGAACAGCCTGTTTCGATCGGTCAGAGAGGGGCAGATCAGGAGACTCTCAGATCGTACTGACTTGTGGCGAATTCTCGTTTTAATGACCACTCATAAAGTGATCGATCAAATTCGCCACACGCACCGTGAACGCCGTGGCTCTGGTCTAGTACGGGGAGATTCCGCATTCGCTGGCCTGGATCACAACGGCCAAAACGGCATCAATCAGGTCATTGGAGAAGAACCTTCTCCTGAGATTATTGTGACGCTCGCAGAACAAAAGCAGCAGCTCATCGAACAGCTGGGCGATGAACGACTCAAAACAATAGCTATCGCAAAATTCGATGGTTATACAAACGAAGAACTGGCGGCCAATCAACAATGCAGCATTCGCACGATTGAACGCAAAGTCCGCCTCATTCGCTCTCTCTGGGCTCAGTATCTGCAAAACAGTTCGCAGCAGGACTGA